The following are encoded together in the Babesia microti strain RI chromosome II, complete genome genome:
- a CDS encoding conserved Plasmodium protein, unknown function (overlaps_old_locusTagID:BBM_II00645), translating to MVHSVQVDGRSGQFYCKLVMNASTTLSPITPQQNTFESDKSDTNELSSIGKLEQDMKSEAHSNVFPVVQKDTKVSGLLTFDGKNDKSPFKPTENVVISNNITIHSAANTSTATTSCTSQIHDFKQVQTHVYAGTHNPTMQLPSNLSAHSQNIKLFNPSLTSIAKGTTTKLPSNNTIENVINVTPSRVIIGEPSGIIVNGTPNKVIAGSPTKIILSTPNKNNAPQSNISVNSIGSMVPNITVIGDEIGSQLPSMTNAPKLQSNQHINVPEPQTIYLPPQRFIYDPKTAKYIPYSVNDTHLSYILPPTIGHGSNIPSSQIYNNIPGQNNNSNIPSSQIYNNIPGQNNNSNIPSSQIYNNIPVQNNNSNIPSSQIYNNIPVQNNNSNIPSSQIYNNIPRQNNNSNIPSSQIYNNIPRQNNNSNIQGRPYINILNDINHTIHNAGYVIPSTNFTHQPINQSNLYQPHRLAKQNDSVGGIIANGLTNTVNFVSKMCNHHDQYINTDNDIWYDREVKKYWDKQNYSNTYNPQYNLPYNYYAVHNTKQQPQTKEALGFKFDKLDKVPAAPQKASDICYSIVIYYENEENEAKFRTSRHLAYSTEHNFLSCDFQSEIVRIPIKNCEFIHMKVLEHFGPHESVVGRIKMKVSTLPSGHMLRVPIMGDDGLHKGSAVFEFAPSRISLKELEAITMASMSYDQKLANNKLSQYKTGGRRKGQIVTPFSFLVGNFVKWCCDVSEM from the exons ATGGTGCATAGTGTACAGGTAGATGGTAGATCAGGGCAATTTTACTGTAAATTAGTGATGAATGCATCAACAACTCTAAGTCCAATCACTCCACAGCAAAACACTTTTGAATCAGATAAGAGTGATACAAATGAGCTCTCGTCCATTGGCAAATTGGAACAGGATATGAAGAGCGAAGCCCACTCGAACGTGTTCCCAGTGGTTCAGAAGG ACACTAAAGTTAGTGGATTGCTTACTTTTGATGGGAAGAACGACAAGTCACCCTTCAAACCTACCGAAAATGTAGTTATATCAAACAACATCACCATACACTCCGCTGCCAATACTAGTACTGCTACCACCAGTTGTACTAGTCAGATTCATGACTTCAAACAGGTGCAAACTCACGTATATGCTGGTACACACAACCCTACAATGCAGCTCCCGTCAAATTTATCCGCACATTCGCagaatatcaaattattcaatCCATCATTGACATCCATAGCTAAAGGTACAACAACTAAATTACCCTCAAATAATAccattgaaaatgttataaatgtGACGCCCTCGCGTGTTATAATTGGCGAACCCTCTGGGATTATTGTAAATGGAACGCCAAACAAAGTAATCGCGGGGTCTCCAACTAAGATAATACTTAGTACTCcaaacaaaaataatgcGCCTCAATCAAATATATCCGTTAACTCTATTGGGAGTATGGTACCAAATATTACAGTTATTGGTGATGAAATAGGTTCACAATTACCCTCTATGACAAATGCCCCTAAATTACAATCAAATCAACACATCAATGTGCCTGAGCCTcaaactatttatttgccTCCACAGAGATTTATTTATGACCCTAAAACTGCTAAATATATCCCATATAGCGTTAATGACACACATTTAAGTTATATTTTGCCACCAACTATTGGGCACGGTAGTAATATACCATCAAGTCAAatctataataatatacctGGGCAAAACAATAATAGTAATATACCATCAAGTCAAatctataataatatacctGGGCAAAACAATAATAGTAATATACCATCAAGTCAAatctataataatatacctGTGCAAAACAATAACAGTAATATACCATCAAGCCAAatctataataatatacctGTGCAAAACAATAACAGTAATATACCATCAAGCCAAatctataataatatacctAGGCAAAACAATAACAGTAATATACCATCAAGCCAAatctataataatatacctAGGCAAAACAATAACAGTAATATACAGGGGAGACCCTATATCAATATTcttaatgatataaatcATACCATACATAATGCAGGATATGTTATACCATCCACCAATTTTACGCATCAACCCATTAATCAATCAAACCTATATCAACCTCATCGTTTGGCAAAACAAAATGATAGCGTCGGAGGAATTATTGCCAATGGGCTGACGAATACTGTGAATTTCGTTAGCAAAATGTGCAATCATCATGatcaatatatcaatacaGATAATGACATATGGTATGACCGTGAAGTAAAGAAGTATTGGGATAAACAAAACTACTCCAATACTTACAATCCACAATACAACTTAccatacaattattatgcTGTGCACAATACTAAACAACAACCACAAACCAAAGAAGCTCTGGgctttaaatttgataaactAGACAAGGTTCCAGCTGCCCCTCAAAAGGCTAGTGACATTTGTTACTCAATAGTTATCTACTACGAGAATGAGGAAAATGAAGCAAAATTTAGAACTAGCAGACACCTGGCTTACAGCACTGAACATAACTTTCTAAGCTGTGATTTTCAATCAGAAATAGTTAGAATACCAATAAAGAATTGTGAATTCATTCATATGAAGGTTCTTGAGCATTTTGGCCCGCACGAAAGTGTTGTGGGTCGGATCAAAATGAAGGTATCAACGCTACCATCAGGACATATGTTACGGGTGCCTATTATGGGCGATGATGGATTGCATAAGGGGTCTGCCGTTTTTGAGTTTGCCCCCTCCCGAATCTCACTAAAAGAGCTGGAGGCGATAACTATGGCCAGCATGAGCTACGACCAGAAACTTGCCAACAACAAGTTATCGCAATATAAAACTGGTGGTAGGAGGAAGGGTCAAATCGTTACTCCTTTTTCATTTCTAGTTGGTAACTTTGTTAAGTGGTGTTGTGATGTTTCAGAGATGTAA